A region of the Marmota flaviventris isolate mMarFla1 chromosome 3, mMarFla1.hap1, whole genome shotgun sequence genome:
GCCAAAAAAATCTACATGTAACAAAGGCAAAAAAGCAAAACTGGGGTGCATATTTAGCTGTGAACATGTTACTCTGAGATATCCAAGGAACatagaatgaaattaaatgttgaaatttgttgaaattaaatgaaattaccAATTACAGGCTTTAATTTCAGAAAAGTAGTTTCAGTTTTGGTGTCTTTTTTGCATATTGTTTGATCAGTCCAAAATGTGACTTGtcagtttctttatcaattcaaaTATCTTCAAGATCCAAGGCAAATGtacctttctcctttctctcccagGATAGTGTTTGTGGTGAATTTTTCTATgttcaagtttcattttattctcgGTTCTGTTTCCATCTGTTGTCACTATTTTATGGATTtatttgtgctttcttttcttgtgGTAACATATATTGCTTTTGGAAAGGTCAGACAAATAGCAGATTCTCCCAAAATGTATTGATTGCATGGCTAAAtcgtttagtttttttttttctatgaaaaataacaaagatatttggatccaaaTAGTATAGTGTTTCAGGTCAGGAAGAAAGTACAAATTAGTGAAAGGGAATCTGATCCAAATTTGCATGTTAAAACACTTGATTTTAACCTTTTAAACATTGAAAGCTCAAGCCATGGACACAGAAACTGTTCGGTTTAGGATTTAGCAATTctttcaaagaaacagaaatgtttgCATGAAGCTATGCACAACTGCATTCCTTATCAGATCTTTCTGGATAAAGATCAGGATTACAATAGAAGCAGAGAAAaggattttcctttctttctttttttttaaaataaaagaattttttaagcaTATGTCAGACTGTATCCAACAGCAAGCAGTTCTGATCAAGACTGAAACtgcaataaaaacaacaaagacaaGAACCAGAAATGAATGCCGTTCTTCAAAAATTTGATTGTAAATTGATCAATGAGATAAAGTATTAGAAGTTTGGATTTTTTCCTATGGAAATGTTCACTGGATCTGGTACATTGTATCTGATATTGTCAATAGCAGAACTGGTCATTGGAATGCTGGGGAATGCATTCATTGGAGCGGTAAATTGTTTGGAATGGGTCAAGAACCAAAAGATCTCCTTAGCTGACTGCATCATCACCTGTTTGGCTGTCTCTAGATTTTGTCATCTGTTGGTGGCGTTGTTTGATTCATATATAATAGCGCTATTTCTACATTCGAATGGCCTTCATAAATTATCAATCTCTGTCACTATACTTTGGAGTGTGACCAATTACGTTACAACCTGGTTTGCCACCAGCCTAAGCGTTTTATACTTCCTCAAGATAGCCCACTTCTCCCACCCGCTTTTCCTTTGGCTGAAGTGGAGAATGAACAGAGTGGTTCTTGGActtcttgtgttttctttgttCATGCTGACTTCTGATTTTCTATTGCTAGATAGCTTTCCTGGTGTCTTACTATATGTCTATGGGATAGATAAAAGTAATCTAACTTTATATTCAGATGAAAGTAAAATTCCTGATGTTAAAAAACTAATTCTTCATGGCTTGAACTATCTGATCCCCTTTGTTCTGACTCTGGCCTCACTGCTCCTTTTATTTCTGTCCTTGGTGAGACACACCAGAAATCTGGAACTCGGCTCCATTGGCTCTGGGGATGCCAGCACCAAGGCCCACAAGAAGGCCATGAAAATGGTGttgtctttcctcttcctcttcataaTTCACTTGTTGTCCATGCAAGTGTCACCTTGGCTCTATCTTGCATCTCAGAAAAGCaagttaattgtttttttttttacattagcaTTAAATATCTTTCCTTCAGGCCACCCATTCATTCTGATTCTGGGAAATAGCAAGCTGCAACAGACAGCCTTGAGGGTTCTGTGGCATCTTAAATGTCACCTGAAAAGAGCAAATCCCTTAGCTTTACACATACGCTTTCCAGAGTCTTTTCTGAGAAAGTGAACTTCATGAGGAGCCTTCGAGGAtcacttctacttttttttttttttcttttttcttttcttcttcttctgggcCCTTTTAAGTATTGAACATGCCTGAACTTTTCCCTGACTAGACTGTTTTCAATGATAATTAACACACAgtgagaaaacagaattttaaagaaatcatttttGTTTAGTGTAACAGGGGTTCACCTGATGCTTTGACTATGTATTCTTTGTGGCTTCGaaacttacatatttttttctttttcccaatcttcttttccctaaacttctccttcctgatcttttccctgatcttttcctttctgatctctcctccctaatctcattttctctgaatcacctctataacaGCTCCCTGTTCCtgtagatgggcagaatcacagcctctgggacagaagtcccctgtgtttctcctttgctagcaaagcaataaacctttttcatttctctccaaACTGTGTCTTTGTTAAtgaattggcattggggacaagaaCTGAGCTTTCGGCAACAAATTTGGCACCCCAGATGGGACCCGAGAGCAGCTCCCACTCCAGCTTTCTTTGGCAGATGTGGCTCTTCAAGCAACCCCCACTTCCATACTGAAGATAGGTGGCTGGTGAGTTTGTTGAGAGCCTACCTTTCGAGAAATTGGGATAACGTGTGAGTTTGCCTTGCACCAAACCAGAGTAGCTGTTCCTTTGAATAAAGGGAGGGATTGAGGACCCATCCCAGCAGCTGCAAAACATTGGTTGCtctactttgagaaaaaggaagctGAGCTCAAGAGAGTTGTGACAAATTTGGCCATTCTGTAAACTCCCCCAGTGTGCACACCAAGATCCTTGATTCTACACATCTGGTTTCCCTTTGTGGGAACATCTGGTCCTTCTTCATGGGGACATCTGTGGCACGGCTGGTGTAGAAGTTACAGTTAAGCGGGAATTGGGAATTTGGGATTTTCCCCTATCTGATCTATTTGTTTTATAGGTTCCCATCTGTTGGCCATGGTTTGGGAATTCCCTCTGGTTGTCTGTTTTGTTTGAATCTGTTACTGCCCCTTTTAAGACATGGCCAGTACTGCATTAATACTATAGTCTCTAAGGATAGATCTTGACTAATCAATTTAAAGGTTTCCATCTGTCAGCCTCGGTTTTGGGGCTCCTCTATGGTtgtctttgtgtttctttttttgtacaatcttgcaattggagttggtctgtcagagGTGAAGTGAGTTGAAGAAAGAGCCACCTATAAGTCTAAGATAATGTTTTACTGTAATGTTCTGGCTTTTAAATAGCTTTCTAGATTAATGTACAATCTTGCAGTTGGAGTTGGTCTGTCAAAGgtaaagtaagtaaaataaatttgtacCTAAATGTCTGTTTGTTTTAAAGGTTCCTGTCTGTCACCCCGTGATCCTCTAGTCTGTTTTTTTGATATGTTACTGGCCCTTTAATACACGGGCCATGCTGTGTTGATCTGACCGGTAGTCTCATAAGCAGAGGGATCTTGGCTTAATGGGCCACCTACAGGTATAAGCCTGTCTAAGAGAAAGACAGTTTATGGTAACACAATCTggcctttgaatttttttccctagaTTATCATACAATCTTGAAGTTGGTCTGTCAGGGGTAAAGTATATGAAAGAGATTCTGTATGTACAGGCCTTGATGCAGTTGCATGATAAAGGGTCTGAACCGTCAGGAACTAAGTTGAAGGTGCCAAAAGGCACTGTCTCTGGTGTGCAAGAAAAACCTGGCTTCTGCCCTGCCTTTCAGCCCCTTTTGTCTGGGTTAATGGAAATTGTCACAAAGAATGTGACAGTAGGTTCTGGCACTGTCAGTTTATGACCTGGAGACAGGAATGATCTCCCCGTTTAAGATGTGGCCAGGGGATGTTCATCACTGAGGAAAAGCAATTCTTGCTATAATAGTATCCCAAACAACTAAATGCCTGGGGAGACTGGCAGAATAAACAACTGTACccagaaaagaaagacagaaactaAGGCCAACCTGTGTTTTGTGGGCAGCCTCTACAAAGGGATCTCAAGGAAGCCCAAGGAAAAGGATGGAAAGGGCCTCCTTCATTGCATATCAATATGCCTAGTATAAGAAAAAGCCCAAAAGGAGCCTCTGGATACAATTGACAGTGGGAGACTCACTTGAAGTTGATAGCATTGTGATAATGATAACAGAGACAGGTCAGGCTCAAAAATATCCTGTGCTTCAACCTCTTGAATGCAACCTGGGAGGAAGAAGATTAAGGTACAGTTTTGTATATGCTGGATTATCCAATCTGCTCCTGGGATAAAATTTGTCGTATAAATTAAATGCACAGATAACATTCATAAGGTctgtttcagaatatgaatttaagaaacgGTCTGAAACTAGAGAGAAAGttataggtatggaaatatattttagtatggaaaattagaaggtaaaagaaatgtttctggatgagaaagcaTTTTGTCTGGTAAAGTAATGTTCTTATGCTAAATCCAAGATGAAAGAGGACAAAACTAAGGATATAAAGAAGTTGCAAATATTCAAGTATGTCACAGAAGATTTGAggaaggtaaatctcaaaaagtttgtgtttgATTAAATTGGATACAATGCACAAAGTTCTTTGaactttaatgtactgatatgaagCAAAGTCGGA
Encoded here:
- the Tas2r42 gene encoding taste receptor type 2 member 42 — translated: MFTGSGTLYLILSIAELVIGMLGNAFIGAVNCLEWVKNQKISLADCIITCLAVSRFCHLLVALFDSYIIALFLHSNGLHKLSISVTILWSVTNYVTTWFATSLSVLYFLKIAHFSHPLFLWLKWRMNRVVLGLLVFSLFMLTSDFLLLDSFPGVLLYVYGIDKSNLTLYSDESKIPDVKKLILHGLNYLIPFVLTLASLLLLFLSLVRHTRNLELGSIGSGDASTKAHKKAMKMVLSFLFLFIIHLLSMQVSPWLYLASQKSKLIVFFFTLALNIFPSGHPFILILGNSKLQQTALRVLWHLKCHLKRANPLALHIRFPESFLRK